In one Bacillus thuringiensis genomic region, the following are encoded:
- the putP gene encoding sodium/proline symporter PutP, whose product MKIEIMVSLAIYMAGMLYIGYWSYKKTSNLSDYMLGGRGLGPAVTALSAGASDMSGWMLMGLPGAMYATGLSSVWIAIGLLIGAYANYLIIAPRLRTYTEVANDSITIPDFLENRFKDRTKILRFVSAIVILVFFTFYASAGLVSGGRLFENSFNLDYKIGLFVTVGVVVAYTLFGGFLAVSWTDFVQGCIMFIALVLVPIVAFTDVGGVTETFNTIKQVDASHLDMFKGTTMLGIISFLAWGLGYFGQPHIIVRFMAITSIKDLKTSRRIGIGWMTISIIGAMLTGLIGIAYYAKNNATLQDPEMVFVTFSNILFHPYITGFLLSAILASIMSSISSQLLVISSAVTEDFYKTFFRRNASDKELVFIGRLSVLVVAMIAVVLAYHPSDTILTLVGYAWAGFGSAFGPAILLSLYWKRTNKWGVLAGMIVGALVVITWVQIPSLKATMYEMIPGFFCSLLAVIIVSLLTKEPVKAIHREFNEMEAVLEEEKK is encoded by the coding sequence GCTATTTATATGGCAGGTATGTTGTATATCGGATATTGGTCTTATAAGAAGACATCCAATTTATCAGATTATATGTTAGGCGGAAGGGGACTCGGTCCAGCAGTTACAGCTTTATCAGCTGGTGCTTCTGACATGAGTGGTTGGATGCTAATGGGATTACCTGGTGCGATGTATGCAACAGGATTATCAAGTGTATGGATTGCGATAGGTTTATTAATAGGTGCTTATGCAAACTATTTAATCATTGCCCCGCGTTTACGAACGTATACAGAAGTGGCAAATGATTCAATTACGATTCCAGACTTTTTAGAAAATCGGTTTAAAGATCGTACGAAAATACTTCGTTTTGTCTCCGCTATCGTCATTTTAGTATTTTTCACATTTTATGCGTCGGCTGGTTTAGTTTCAGGTGGACGTTTGTTTGAAAATTCTTTTAACCTTGATTATAAAATTGGTTTATTTGTAACAGTGGGTGTCGTTGTTGCGTATACACTATTTGGTGGTTTTCTAGCTGTAAGTTGGACGGACTTTGTGCAAGGTTGTATTATGTTTATTGCACTTGTACTAGTACCAATTGTTGCTTTTACGGATGTCGGTGGTGTAACAGAAACATTCAATACGATTAAGCAAGTTGATGCATCACATTTAGATATGTTTAAAGGGACTACAATGCTTGGTATTATTTCATTTTTAGCATGGGGTCTTGGGTATTTTGGTCAACCACATATTATTGTCCGCTTTATGGCAATTACCTCTATTAAAGATTTAAAAACTTCTCGTAGAATTGGTATCGGTTGGATGACGATTTCAATTATAGGTGCAATGCTTACTGGTCTAATTGGTATCGCTTATTATGCTAAAAATAATGCGACATTACAAGACCCAGAAATGGTCTTTGTAACATTCTCAAATATTTTATTCCATCCGTACATTACAGGATTTTTATTATCAGCTATTTTGGCTTCGATTATGAGTAGTATTTCCTCACAATTACTTGTTATTTCAAGTGCCGTAACGGAAGATTTCTATAAAACATTTTTCCGTCGTAATGCAAGTGATAAAGAACTTGTATTTATCGGTAGGCTGTCAGTATTAGTTGTAGCGATGATTGCAGTTGTTTTAGCGTATCATCCGAGTGATACAATTTTAACGCTTGTTGGATATGCTTGGGCAGGATTTGGATCAGCATTTGGACCAGCAATTTTATTAAGTTTATATTGGAAGAGAACGAACAAATGGGGCGTTCTTGCTGGGATGATTGTCGGGGCATTAGTTGTTATTACTTGGGTACAAATTCCAAGTTTAAAAGCGACTATGTATGAAATGATACCTGGATTCTTCTGTAGCTTATTAGCTGTTATTATTGTAAGTTTATTAACGAAAGAACCAGTTAAAGCGATACATCGTGAATTTAATGAGATGGAAGCAGTATTGGAAGAAGAAAAGAAATGA